The genomic window tacaacaaaagcaaaatcaagtgtagtagtgaaACAGGATtaagtttgtttaattttttttgtaaatcaacaattctgtgtgtaaactaatatttaaaacagtcgatctttaaatgactttaactgtcattatttaaaacatgtcaaaacatggtcaaccatttggtagagcaggcagttaaaaggTTGAGGTGTCTTGCTTTTGAATTCTGCCATAAATTAAACTCCATCTGACACTGATAGAATGAAAATTAAATGTTATGAAATGTGCCAGTGGCTGTAGGAAAGGATGTAAAGGATGTGTGCCATCAGCAAGAAAAACGAAGACCAAgtagattttaaataaaatattcagacaaaaataaaacagatacaatgaaatacatataaaaataaaggcAATTACTAATGTTACACATACATTATTGCATTTAAGATACATATGGTACATTTCTATTATTAGGAACTTAggaagacaatattttaaatgtttgtaatgtATATTACTGAATCATCAACATCGAAGGAATACATGGCTTTACAAATGAGACAAAAAGTATCAATTTAATAGCAGGCAAGACTAGCAAATGtgagcaaagtttttttttatcataaccaCTAGCAACCATTCACAGTATTACACCAACACATTTTTGCAACTACTTGGTTACTCTATTTAATGTGTCATGCCAGGAAGTTTGTTGCAAACTATCAAAAGTTCTGAACAGGCACGATCTTCAAAGGTAGGTTGACTTGACAAGCCACCTGTAGGAGAGACTCTTTCCTCCCcatgtgcatgcatgcgtgtgtgtatttgtatgtttatacACATATCTACACAAGTGTTTATGCAGGTATTCATAGATAACTTCAAAGGTGATGGCTTTCTGAGTGTTAGATTTTAACTCAAGTAAGGTGCGTGTATTAAATTGAACAAGATTAGATGCTTTTAAGGCGTCTGTTTATTCCTGCTCTCTGGTGATTTAAAGTGCTTCTTTTATTCTCATTAGCAAGTaaatctctttaaaataaaaataatctgctAAAAGAATAAATGTATTCGGTTTTGCAGGAACTGTAGGTTCATACTTGCTCTCGGTCTGACTGGTAGCTTGGTTAAGCGCATCTCTGAGAATGGAGTTCTCCTGCTGTAGACGGGCCAGCTGAGCATTAGGGCCTTTCTCCAGCTGGTCCTGGAGAGCCAAAAGCTGAGAAGCAAAAGACAGGGATTAGTGAAGTCATGTCAATATCAGAGCTGCCAAAGCTCACTAATGTGATTAATTAAAAGCATCTAATCTTGTAAACTTAATACATGCACTTTAAATCTAACATTAATAAGAAAACCTatagaaactaaatataaacaatacattataaataaatatatattttgaaataaaataaactgattatTAGAGATTGTTAGAGCTTCAACTACTGTCatactaaataatattattaatgtcatGTCTGCCATTGTCATGCcaagaacaataataaaaatacaattaaaaaaaataatcaaccaACAAATGATTACAtgaattaaagagcccatattatgggtttttgaaaattcccctccatgtagtgtgtaacacagctctaagtgaagtgaagtatccagctaaggcttaaatctgtaagaatacagtgtttaaaacggttgattcatctataaaagagtcgactcatagtgcttcaaatgagtcgccttgataccgattcattaggtgtttcgccatgacgtacgaacgaaaccaagttattcacgtgcacgcgcaaacccgggagatttcaaacctgaggccccgccctctgacgcagaaacccagtcacacacacacacacccacaaacacacgcacacaaacatgccggtcgattgaagtcacactgcagatggatattatcgagggtCTACCCAAAgttgaaacatcagcattatgaccaagcagttggaaactactggaaacttctggaaactacatgctacacagaatacttcatctgcgtttgttaaaggaaggatcagtaaagagtaacttactgctggacatgtcaggatggatttttcttcctccatttctcaaatgtaagtacgtgcgattaaaattgttgccttgttgactctagcttgcaaatgtatttagttgtgatttgtcacttgtaaccgcgtgtactgtatcaggttaactggctatattctcttatcgcgtgcaaagtcacgttaaaaacgcgacgcgtgctgtttgtttacggagctccgtggtagaggtctgcattcccgcggctgtccccgcgccacagaaatctaaataaatttgaataaatttccgaataaatcgcgggagcggtctgtaacgggtttaatttgggacaggagcaggctgtctagcaatatcacggatattgctatgcgaatgagaaagatgtgtctgcttggtgcttgtgtgtatgtgtgttagtgcgcacgcgcgcgtatgagagagagtgCGAGCgagagctttgtgtgcttggtcttgtgtttgtgtttatacagacaggttggctgtctggactgtatagctgggtgatatttggttgtgttctcccccgctctagcgggatcgggcgcggcgggcagaaaacggggcgggttctcaggctaaaacctggcgggtgagCGTTgttgtccggaggtgtgtgtgtgtttttgtgtgtgtgtggcagctaaaatccacgcctacactatggagcacgtatgaactgtgattacttttatactgctgattagctattgggcatttcattctctgactgaaggcagtcgaccaatcgcgacagactgtcatcggtccaatcagcgcagagtagcttcgcgctaaggaggggtttgggaacaaatgaatcactggacgattcatacaggagtcgctgggataattaggtaaaaataaatgcagattataagaccatgaaagtgttttttgaccttgcatgcatattagactgttgttggagacccttacaaccaagatatgaccctatttcatgtataatatgggctctttaaataacattttaagtgctaatacataattttttttttattgtcctattaaataaatattttgctcTATGTCATGATCGTGTGTAATAAATATGGATGCAGGTGTAAAAGCAGAGAATAAAGTTCTCACTTTAGCATTGAGCTGCTGAGACTCGGCTAGGTGGTCTTGGTAACTGGCCTGCATGCGTGCTTGCAGTGCGATGATGTCCTGCTCTCGCTTGCTCAACTGAGAGCTTAGCCTGGTCTCTATTGACGCCACCTTAGACTTCTCCACAGACAGCTCCTGTACACAAATCAAAAACAGGTCACTATTTACTATTTGGAGTGAAAACAGGCTACTACAGACACTACAGTGCTTATAaatcatattatatatttttgtcatgTCAGCAAAataggctattttcatggcacacacatttcattaataaatttcacaaaataaataccaGTGTGGCTTTACAAAGAATACTAGAAATGCATATTTCTACTCGGAGAGGCCATTAAACTGATAAGAGATtgcaattttaaaaaagcaatttttttctacTAATTCTAATTCTTGATGCATGAACACATATAAAACTTTTCCTAATTCACATATGGTTATATTTTCGACTGGTATAAGTGTTTTCACGGCTTACTTTATTCAAATCTCTTAGTCGTCCTTTAGCAGCTGCTGCATCCTCCTGCTCAGCTGCCAGCTGCTTGTCTCGTTCCTCCAGCTGTTTCTTCAGCAAAACTACCGGATCTCCCTTCTGTGTGGCCTATAAACATGCACAAAACAGCTTAGACAAACTTTCTGTTTCAGTTTAAACAAGGTGATGGATGTAAGAAGACAAtgaattacacagtattttttcTTGATATATCCATTAATACCGTTGTGTTTTTCATTTCAAATtgcattttagaaataaaaattcaTGTCTAATTATTTGCAATCATTAAAAGTatatgatttaatataaaatataaaatttataaaatttaaaataaaacaattttttttacttaaattccATTTTATTgcagttaaaattaaattaaaacaattgcaatgaaaaaaataactatgcaaaaaataaaaataactgttatTACTACATTTAGAAGTAAATATGTCTGtacaagggctgcacaatatatcatttcagcatcaatatggcAATGTGCGCATACGCAATAGTCGCATAGCAAAGACATGCAATATCCAATCTGAAttgtagttgaccaggagctacaaaATTACGCTTAGTCACTTTTTATTAGGGATTTGTaagatttttgcaaaaaaaaaatcttacttagaATTGTCgtcttgtttctagcccaaatatctccatttcaaagcaaaaacaagatcaTTTTACAAACCACACTGGCAGAtcatttccttaaaacaagcaaaaaactcTTGGTTTTCACTTATTTCTTCAGAcagtaaaaactaaacaatatttttacttggtttaataattgttttgatatttggactaaaaacaagaccaaACAAAgtaggaaaacttttttttttgcattgtgattattcaatttctttatCCGAATACTGTAAGATTCCCTAGAAAACAGTCAAATAAAGATATTCAAACATCTTCCGAGACTGTATTCATATCGCtatcaatatttaataaaattaaaaccttgcAATATTAGTGCAGCCCTAGTCTGTACGTTATTAAAATGCCAATATTGCTGTCAGAGCTTTTTCAAGATGGGCAGCGAAAATTAAATTTTGTTATATAAATGATAGTCTTCCTCAAATAATCCTTTAAAACACTTGTGAATTCACAAGACACATCCTCTGGGTACATAGAGCAAACAAAACCATACTATTTTTTCACACACGCatacaaaaaaaatatgcaaacatATATATCAGTGACATTATGCAGTTTCACAACCACAAGACTGTATGGCGTTTATAAGATCTAATGACCTACGGAGTTATTCACACACTATGATTCAGTCTGTTTTCCACACCAAGTAAATCATATGGTCCTAGTGTATTAATAAgactcatttaaaaatataaaaccattTATGGCCATACCTTTTGCCATGTGTCCTGAATAATACCAGCCTTATCAGACAGAATCTGAATAAGCTGCTGAGCTTCTCCTTCACTGAACACCATACTCCTCACTGTGGAAAGCAGGGCTTTGTAGGGCAGATACAGTGGACTGTCTGCAGGGTCTGCAGCCACCGCTAGAGACAGACACAGAAAAGATCATATAATTAGATTATACATTAAAATGTTTGATGGACACCAAATCAGAAAGCTATGAAGTGCTTTGGTTTTGGTTCCCAGCAGCGTGCCCGATAAATTCAAGCTTACGAGCAAGTTCTCTGATTAATTTTATAGCCTTCCTAAACAATCCCCAATCTACACTTCAGCATCTAATCAAACATGTTCCCTCTTGATCAGATCAGCACagtaatgaaaataaagctgAGATACCAAAAGAAGTGCATCTTCTTTGTAAAATACAGCTAACTAGAGTCTTATTCGGTGCTTTTGTGCATGTACTATCATGTTCTTTTTATTAACTCCCTGTGTTATTTAGACAGGGCCAGTATGGCATGTGTGCAGTGTGGCACCAGGGTGAGATGGCACCCAGGATTGGCAATAAACTCCTATTGTCCAGTCACTAAAGGCCTTTGTATGCCTCCCTAATGGAGCAGCTGAAGCAAAAGTACTGTTTGAACAGGGCCAAGAGGGCTGTGCTTCATAAAGTGGAATTTGGGTGTACAGAAACCCACCTGGGTGCCGTCACAAACACTCTGCATTCTCCAATGCAAACTATAATACCTCATTACAAGCGAGTGGAAAATTTACTAACTGAGATTATGAGAAAAGAGATATGATCAGGGATATTTTAGTATAGTTATCATATTAGTGTAGTATTTGCAAATTTTGTTCTATGCATTTTAACTTATATCAACATTTCTAAATTTTTAtattgtctttttaaaaaaataaacagtttaatttCTTAGACTTATGGTAATTATTAACTTAAAATTGCACATCTCTTACCGTGCAAAGAAGTGTGCATGAAAGAGAAACACAGAGTGAGCAACTAAATAGGAGTAATATTATGCACAAAATGCAGATTCATTTAGACTATGAACCATATTCTAAATTAAATCTTTATCATCAAACCATCACATATGCCTGTGAGCTAGAACAAGCGTGCATGAAATCCAGCACAAGAGCAGAAAAATGCAGCTCACTGCCTCCCTTCCCCAGTGAGAAGCACTTCAGACACAAGCCCACTCTGAGCtctcagcagccaatcagagccaaCATCAGCAAATAAGGAGTAGTGCTTTTTCAACACCCCGCCCACAAAGGAAATAGAGCACATCAGCGCTATTTGTCAGAAGAGACGATCCAGACGGTACTCTGAACTAGATGAATGACATCAGGAAGTGACACTCGTATAAACTCAGAAGTCAGCCACTTCACATACACAGTTTGTTCAAGTTTTCCAGACTCAACTTGAAGCTTTATTACACATAGACGTCATCTGTGTGGTCCAGCCAAAACGGTAATCTGTGTATTTATGGGTCTGGcaaaccaatcagaatcagtaTCCTGTTTTTCATACTGAGACAAACTTCCTTTAAGATATTCCTAGGTTCTGTATATTATTTGGACAGGTTTACTTCATTTTCCGTCCTTAATTTAGCATCTGCAACACTACTACACTGCCTTCTTCTGAAAATGAGACAGATCAGACAGATCTAATAAGGCCACTAGGTTAAATAATTAAAGTGTGCTGTGCTGCAATGCACAGTCCctaaaaaaatacacaacatgGGGTCTTTCATTATTAAAGgaatggttcacccaaaactggAAATTCTAtagtttactcactctttactttgttctatttgTTTTCCTTTCTTCAGTTTCTTTTTCTTCCTCATGTGATACAGAATGTTTTTGAGTGTCTTTTTgctgttgaacattaaagaagatattttgaagaaactttTAAAACCTGTAACAATCAACTTCTATAGtatctgtttttcctactatggaagtcaacgattACAGCTTTTcaacttttctttaaaacatcttcttaaatgttcaacagaataaagaaactcaagaaCATTCTGTATCACCTCAAGAGGAGtaccttttcatttttgggtgaatgatTCCTTTTACACTTCCCCCAACACAACATGCATCCATTTTGAAGTCATAAAAGTACTAAATGGAAAAGAACtaatagaaaaaaacaagattactgAAGTCTGATGATGTCCTGCTACCTCATCCTGACTACTACTGCAAACGGTTATTCCAGTTAAGTGAAATGTCTGAAAAACCAAATACAAAATGTTGAAATTTTGCCAAAAACCAGGTGGGGGCAGTGTCAAACACTTCCTTTAGGTCTGTGTACCCTGCCTTATTATCTGACCACCTAATATATGCGTTTTGGTGGAGATAACTGCATACCTGGCTCAGCCTTTTTCTTGGATCCTGATTTCTTCTTGGGTGGAGCATCCTGTTTAGACTCTTCTGCCTTCACTGGCACAGCAGTCACTGCTGCAGCTTTCTGAGTGCCCACCGGAGGCACTGCCATGACGGGAACTTTTTTAGTCACCACCTCCAATGGAGCAACTGATTTGGGCTGAACCTCAGCAGAAGCAGACTCTGCTTTGCTTTTCTTCTTTCTCTTACCCTTAGGAGATGGAGCAGGTGGGGCATCTTCAACGGTAGGACAGGGTGGAGCAGGGGTAATACCTGAAGTAGAATTTTGTGAAGAAGCCGGGGCAGATGGGCTGGGTTTTCTGTCAGGTGGAGAGGATTTCTGAGCTGGGGCAGGTGGAGCAGCTTTTTGTGCTTTGACAGATTTTTCTGTGGGTGTTTCTGATTTCTGGGATGCGGCGAGTGGAGTGCCTTTCTGGGGCTGAGGATTTGAAGCAGGTTTTTGGGGTGGGGCAGGTGGAGATGATTTCTGTGCTGGGGCAGTTGAAGCAGCTTTTTGGGCTTTGGCAGATTTTTCTGTAGGGGCCGGCTGAGCAGATTTTTGGACTGGAGCAGGTGGAGTGGGTTTTTGGGATGAGGAAGATGACGTGGCTTTCTGAGCTTGGGCAGGTGGAGCAGCTTTCTGGGCTGGGGCAGTTGTAGCAGCTTTCTGGGCTGGGGCAGGTGGAGTGGCCTTCTGGGCTGGAGCTTCTGAAGCAGACTTTTGGGATGGAGCAACTGTAGTGGACTTCTGGGCAGGGGCAGCTGGAGCTGACTTTGAGGCTGGGGCAGGTGAAGCAGGTTTCTGGGCAGGAGGAGGTGAAGCAGATTTTTTGCCAGAAGGATTTGGAGATGTTTTTTGGGTGGGAGGCGCTGGAGAGGATTTCTGGTTTGGAGATGCTGGAGAGGTTTTTTGAGTGGGAGGTGCTGGAGCAGATTTTTGGGCCGAAGCAGGTGGAGCAGACTTTTGGGCTGGGGCAGGTGGAGCAGCCTTTTGGGCCGGGGCAGGTGGAGCTGACTTCTGAGCTTGGACAGCTGGGACTGATTTCTGAGCCAGGGCAGGTGAAGTGGTCTTCTGAGAAGAGGTGGGTTGGACAGATTTCTGAATTGAAGCCTCTTGTTTGGGTGCTGGCACAGCAACTTGTTCTGGGGCTAAAGGAATGGGAGGACTAGGCTCATTTGCTACTTCAGAAACCTCAGCAGTGGACTCTGATTCCAGGAGTTTCCCATTAGGTTTATCTTCCTTTTTCTTACTACGATTTTTCTTCTCAGCTACCTTGTCCTTTTTCTTCTTGTCTGATTTTTGGCTGGATTGGGTCTTCCCTTGCTCCTTGCGCTGTTTGGCTAAAGCCTCTTCATATGACGTCTCTTTCATGGAAAATGTTGAGACCAAAGCAATCCCAATGGCTGAGAACACCATGAAGCCACCAAACACCACAATTCCAAGAGTTTGAGGATCATAGATGTCCATGACTGCAAGTGTCCTTActgattaaaaagtaaaaaaaaaaaaaaaaaaaaaaaaaaaggtatgatTTATGGCAttatacacagagagagagaccaTTTACATTAGAATTTCATTGATTccttttattaaacacatttattatattttaaacacatattCTAAAACTTATACTAAGGACATTTTAATGTTGGCTTATGAATGTCGACTTTAGAAACATTCAGAAAACATAGACTTTAAACTGAACAATGGCTTTCTGTTCCAGATGTAACCAGGAAAAGACAACCAAGCATGATACCCTCAAATCTAAgtagattttttaaagaaaaaaaacttccatTTAATTTACAAACACTGCATTTGGTAAAAGAAGGCTGAGTTACGCAATATAGATTTCAATTCCAGCATGTGCTGCTGTCTGCCAAAGTAAAGTTCTGTACTCTGCTACTTCTATGGGATTCTTGCCACACCAATCTCACACTTCACATGTGCACCAAAGCacataaaaatgacaaacaaaatgtCAATTCTCAGCCTCCCAAATACAAGAGGGGCCTAGGCAGCCTTCAAGTCACAATATataaaagtacaaatttgtagTCTCCATCTGTTACCTGTGTGTACTAGGTATGCTAAATTTCTAAGGAAACAGATTTGCACATAAACTGCGCTATTTTGCACAGGCCTGGactatgtttattttgttgtaataACCTAACAGGTCATTTAACACCTCTACACTCACATTCTGGGAAAGGTGTGAAGCTGGTCAGCAGCTTCATATGTTTTTTGCTCAAGAAAAAGTTGAAAGTTTTGCATATCACAAAACCTGTgatcttatataatatataaatacttttcattcatttgccagcatgtgtgtgtgcatatgtaatcCACTGATCAGGTAACAATTAATGAAAAACtctaatatgtaaataaataaaatgctattaTACATAAGGCAAGATTACTTGCATTATTTGCTTTTCTTTCACATTCATTTACAGTAAAACAGACCTATTCATTTAAAGCAAAATGGGCCAACAGGAGATTATGAGGCCCTCTTTCAAGTTGATTTCTGCTTTCTCTTGCATTTTTacagttgttaaaaaaaaagatttaaagtatttttaaaagttgAATGATGTTGAATGGCTAATCTGTAATTACTACATTTAAAGAGCAAAAAACACCGAGGCATAGACTCAACCTTATTGAATTTAAAGTGAATCAAAACGcttattacaattaaataaagcaataagTGTTGTTCATTCTGCCCTATGATTAGTATGTATAAGGTTTAATTAATATGCAGTAAGACATTATTGTAAGGGTTTTTTTAACAACTACACATGTATTTTCTCCCAGAAACtctacctaaaataaaaaaaataaaagcttaaacAGCTTTCGACTAAAATGGACAGACTTCAGAGCTGTCACACAAGCTGAAATGTGTTATTTATTGAAGAGTTTCCTTCGCTAGCTCACAAAGGCTGATATCAACGTTAACTGTCTGCCTACAACCGAGCATCACCCCAACCAAAATGTGAAATCACTTATAGTCATGCCATTCGCTTCGTAACTACGATGTCTTCATCCCAGTTGTGTAACGAGTAAGTTAACGATAGGAGAAAATGAATGAGAGAGATCAAAGTTTAGGGCTAACTGCTACTGAAAATCTTTTAGGCATTTAATGCATAACGCCGAAACAAAAGCTTTAAATCTCACCTTTTCTCGCGGCAGATTTCCGTTTGATGAATCACTTCAGGAAGAGTTGATAGAGAGGAGAATATCTCGAATCCAACTGCCTTACCACgccagcaaaaaaacaaaaaaaaaatcttatcccCAGCTTGAGGAGTCAGCCGATGTCTGTGTGGAGTCGTGGCACTTTCTCGCGCTGGCATTACGCCGGTCAGTGGCCCACATTCCGTCCATTCAGGAGACAGCTGATTGGCTAGAGTAGAGTCAGTCAAACTGCTGTCAGCCAATAGGACTTTGCAATTCCAAAAGAAGGCTGGTCTTTAAGACTCTTCTGGGAGTTGTAGTCTTTTGCTCGGTTTTGAAACAATTATTAGAAAAGTCATAGATTTGACTACCAAACGATTTATTTTGACTTATCGTTTATCACTACACTGGTTGTTTatcaataaatgttatttgtttacaTGATTTATATAATAAGGTATTGTTTAAAAGTTATCGAACACACACTGAAAAAGATATTt from Danio rerio strain Tuebingen ecotype United States chromosome 13, GRCz12tu, whole genome shotgun sequence includes these protein-coding regions:
- the rrbp1a gene encoding ribosome-binding protein 1a isoform X1, yielding MDIYDPQTLGIVVFGGFMVFSAIGIALVSTFSMKETSYEEALAKQRKEQGKTQSSQKSDKKKKDKVAEKKNRSKKKEDKPNGKLLESESTAEVSEVANEPSPPIPLAPEQVAVPAPKQEASIQKSVQPTSSQKTTSPALAQKSVPAVQAQKSAPPAPAQKAAPPAPAQKSAPPASAQKSAPAPPTQKTSPASPNQKSSPAPPTQKTSPNPSGKKSASPPPAQKPASPAPASKSAPAAPAQKSTTVAPSQKSASEAPAQKATPPAPAQKAATTAPAQKAAPPAQAQKATSSSSSQKPTPPAPVQKSAQPAPTEKSAKAQKAASTAPAQKSSPPAPPQKPASNPQPQKGTPLAASQKSETPTEKSVKAQKAAPPAPAQKSSPPDRKPSPSAPASSQNSTSGITPAPPCPTVEDAPPAPSPKGKRKKKSKAESASAEVQPKSVAPLEVVTKKVPVMAVPPVGTQKAAAVTAVPVKAEESKQDAPPKKKSGSKKKAEPAVAADPADSPLYLPYKALLSTVRSMVFSEGEAQQLIQILSDKAGIIQDTWQKATQKGDPVVLLKKQLEERDKQLAAEQEDAAAAKGRLRDLNKELSVEKSKVASIETRLSSQLSKREQDIIALQARMQASYQDHLAESQQLNAKLLALQDQLEKGPNAQLARLQQENSILRDALNQATSQTESKQNAELAKLRQDCVRLNKELAEKNDALQADEQLRKNLETKAASVEKQLNQMQASRANAEQALQKRLEEVSEELRQTQSNRNNLQAQLEQAQKDAAALAEAKARVASVEVEMKERTGHLESLQSQLKQTQTEREQQLKEQNDISETVTAELEQARKSLKEKEIAVSTLEEELTQLKNTISNQVDSTTDVQHLQQSIKEKDTQIAALQGELQQAKEKSSDLNKLENQEMLEQLQKSLKEKESREKLFEEQIRQCKEQCSTKLADSTAQLDSLHKRISEKESLMTTLQQEVQQLKELNQSQSKSFESLEDMLKSFQGETKEVLHSLFPHINIETAKTKWLQDFAVKAQELLNQKQQSQESQQSTEIVEMMGKLQAAQESQCTLQSECEQYRIVLAETEGMLKTLQKSVEEEESVWRTKISESEDKLRMALKKVQELEETAERLRAESQGNQQLQEQVKLLEAQLEEQLQSASTDSQSQSEEMAHLKQALADTESQLNSAQKEAQTQREELLQVKQQLNDVTKRAQGVAENGQPEAEECQVQDQLEQTLEKLQGEQALNQQLSAEVEQAQETLKIHLQSHLEQMKSAEDTAAMGDVVQLKECLEKERKMTKDLGQAATKLQQLLRNSQDQLAKEKEKVRSLHDQLQNKEGDGELKQGTSV